The following are from one region of the Salvia hispanica cultivar TCC Black 2014 chromosome 1, UniMelb_Shisp_WGS_1.0, whole genome shotgun sequence genome:
- the LOC125218376 gene encoding LOW QUALITY PROTEIN: polyphenol oxidase, chloroplastic-like (The sequence of the model RefSeq protein was modified relative to this genomic sequence to represent the inferred CDS: substituted 1 base at 1 genomic stop codon): protein MLLGLGGLYGASSLVRGRKAEADPILPPNLEFCDREGTTTIDRLTGRVIRIDADCCPPYTDTITDYVLPQFPTIYERQGANIIVPDPVAKYKLAIQRMKQLDKDDPNDPRGFTQQANIHCAYCNGPYDQVGYPTLDIQIHNNWLFFPFHRWYLXFFERICCELLEDETFRLPYWNWDHPYGMYLPTLFGEAYSPLYDCNRDQTHFGNALVDLSFAEGVSVDANLNQMQQEMMVQPDSALAFMGQPYRAGDPPPGGARGGTSEQGSHAGIHVWTGNPNNPLNENMGNFYSAARDPIFYCHHANVDRMWTVWEDLPADYPKTIDDPDFLDAAFMFYDEKKNLVRVKVRDCLDTTRLGYAYQAGDIRPWRYYRPPTREVPANVQQLSETAQTAAQAFPASLAETIRVVVPKPAKGKADEVLLIQGIVTDSSKLISFDIYVNDDESSKDEPVSAERAGSFKQVPHRSRRAETPSDLRIILTQLYKNINIADDDDIVVVTIVPRTNGDAVTIGGVKIETRVPAAA, encoded by the exons ATGCTCCTAGGGCTTGGCGGTCTGTACGGCGCAAGCAGCCTCGTCAGAGGCCGCAAAGCCGAGGCCGATCCAATCCTACCTcctaatttggaattttgcGACCGCGAAGGCACAACTACTATTGACCGTCTCACCGGGAGGGTGATTCGTATCGACGCCGACTGCTGCCCGCCCTACACCGATACTATCACAGACTACGTGCTCCCGCAGTTTCCTACTATTTACGAACGCCAAGGGGCGAACATAATAGTTCCTGATCCCGTTGCCAAATACAAGCTAGCCATCCAGAGAATGAAGCAGCTCGACAAGGATGATCCCAACGATCCCCGCGGCTTCACACAGCAAGCCAACATCCACTGCGCTTATTGCAACGGCCCCTACGATCAAGTCGGCTACCCCACCCTCGATATCCAGATTCACAACAACTGGTTATTCTTCCCTTTCCACAG GTGGTACCTGTAATTCTTCGAGAGGATCTGCTGCGAACTTCTCGAAGATGAGACCTTCCGCCTGCCCTACTGGAACTGGGACCACCCCTATGGCATGTATCTGCCAACCCTCTTCGGCGAGGCCTACTCGCCCCTCTACGACTGTAACCGCGACCAAACGCATTTCGGCAACGCCCTTGTCGACCTTAGCTTTGCGGAGGGAGTGAGTGTCGATGCGAATCTCAACCAAATGCAACAGGAAATGATGGTGCAGCCCGACTCCGCCCTCGCATTCATGGGCCAGCCTTACAGAGCCGGAGATCCGCCACCAGGAGGCGCCCGTGGCGGGACATCCGAACAGGGCTCCCACGCTGGCATCCATGTCTGGACCGGAAACCCCAACAATCCTTTGAATGAAAACATGGGGAACTTCTACTCTGCAGCAAGGGACCCCATCTTCTACTGCCATCACGCTAATGTCGACAGAATGTGGACAGTCTGGGAAGACCTCCCGGCCGATTACCCTAAAACCATCGACGATCCCGATTTCCTGGATGCGGCCTTCATGTTCTACGACGAGAAGAAGAACCTCGTGCGCGTAAAAGTCCGCGACTGCTTGGACACTACACGCCTCGGATATGCCTATCAAGCTGGCGACATTAGGCCATGGAGGTACTACAGACCGCCTACGAGAGAAGTCCCGGCCAACGTCCAACAACTCTCTGAAACGGCGCAGACTGCAGCCCAAGCCTTCCCGGCCTCGCTCGCAGAGACAATAAGGGTTGTGGTGCCCAAGCCGGCGAAAGGAAAAGCCGACGAAGTGCTCCTCATCCAGGGCATTGTCACAGACAGCAGCAAGCTCATCAGTTTCGATATCTACGTCAACGACGACGAAAGCAGCAAGGATGAGCCGGTGAGTGCGGAGCGTGCCGGGAGCTTCAAGCAGGTCCCGCACAGGTCTAGGAGAGCGGAGACTCCCAGTGACCTCCGCATCATCTTGACTCAGCTCTACAAGAACATTAACATTGCGGATGATGATGATATCGTTGTCGTCACCATCGTTCCCCGCACCAACGGCGACGCTGTTACCATTGGTGGTGTTAAGATCGAAACTCGCGTTCCTGCTGCTGCTTAG